From Aegilops tauschii subsp. strangulata cultivar AL8/78 chromosome 5, Aet v6.0, whole genome shotgun sequence:
GAAAAAGGCTGTTTGGGTGTCCCCTGCCCGCAGCCATGTTATCCTAGATGCCTGGCGTTTCCGGGCCCTTTCCACCGCTGCCAGCCCAAGAATTCGCAGCTTCAGAAGCTTTCGAAGGTGAAACTCACCCTGCGTGAGCGGCCGGCGTTCTTGCGCTATATCTAGTCGTAGTACCACCAGCGTGGCCAGCTGCAGCTGCATTTTAGCATCGCTAAACAGCGATCTACTCCAAATTTTGAGGTCCCTAGCTACCCGGTGCATTTTGATGTTCAGGCGAGCGAACGCGCAGGCCGCTGGCGCTGGTCGCTGCCATGCTCGCTGTACCGTCTCGTGGAAGCGCGGGAACCTTGGCCAGAACGATTCAAAACGAAACCGGGGCGCCAGCCTAGGGGCAGCAACAGCAGCTAGGAGCAGCGGGCAGTGATCCGAGCATGAGGTGGACGCCGCGTGTAGCATGAAGTCAGGGAACATGACCTCCCACTCAATTGTGCAGAAAAACTTGTCTTTGCTCGCAAGAGTTGGATCTTGACGCTCGCTACTCCAAGTGAAACGCCTATTTTTGCATTTGATCTCTCGCAGGCCACCGGCGTCGATTGCCGCCCTAAATTTACCCATGATCCTCCTATTTATGTTGCTATTGTTTTTGTCGCGGGCCTCGTAGATGATGTTAAAATCACCATTTAGGAGCCAGGGCTCTCCTCGGGGAGGGGCGCCTCTCACTAGTTCAGCCAGGAAGATGTCCTTTCGCGCGCTCTCAGATGGGCCGTAGACCGTCGTCGGCCAAAAACTAGCTCCCGAGGAGAGAACTGTGACCTTGGCCGTGATGGAGAACTCGCTGATCGCATGGGATTGGATTCTGACCGAGGTCGAATCCCAGAAAATAGCAGCGCCTCCTCTTGTGCCATTAGCTGGCAGGACAATGCAGTCGTCAAGCCTTTGGCCTCCTACTTCCCTAGCGATCGCTGCCGTCCACTCCTCAAGCTTGGTCTCCTGGATGCAGAGAATGGCGAGGCGGTGCGTGTTTGCCGTGTCCTGTACTACAGAGCGCTGGGCTGGATTATTCAGGCCCCGGACGTTCCAACTCATGATCGGGCCGGCTGTGCTACTCATCAGAAACATATATCATCCGCAGGAGGCTGGCCCTAGGCGCGAGCCAGGGGTGAACGACGACGACAACTTTTACTGAAAATAACCACGAGTACACATTCCTACCATCCGGGGGTTGCCGGCGGCCACCAATAGGCCCAAAACCCCGCCGGCAAACAGCTAGCAGCCATGCCCAACTACTGTTACAACTCGCGAGGCCTAAGGCCGAGAAACTACACCCTAACTTCACCCAGCCCCTGGCTGGTTGTCGTCGACTACGGTGATGGTCTAACATGGGGAAACCGGGCGGCCAGAGGCCTCTCCATCAGCACCTAGCATGCCAGCAGCGGCCTTGAGAGCCTGGGCGTCCAGGCGGGTCAGCCTTGCGATCGCAGCGAGCTATCAGGCTACTAGAATTGCAGCAAAGTAGCTTCTATAATTAGCTTGAAAATTTTGTTATCTATCACCCTGTTAGGGTGCCTTTTTCATTCATTCCAAACCATTTCCATTCTTCTGTATTGATGtttcttttttactttatgcAGATCAGAGGTTACTGGAAGGGTTGAAGGTGTCCAAACTTCTAAGAACATCTTATATGGCAGAAAAGCTACTGTAGTTGCTTCTGGTGCTTGGACTCGGTCCTTATTGCATAGTTTCTTAGGACCAAATTCTACACTGGATATTCCTGTGAAGCCACGAAAGGTACGTGGTATTTTCCAAATTTCTTTGATTAAcctttgatatgaaatattttgaTTGATTTTCCTGGCATTCTCGTAGTAAAAAGTTTAGTTTGTTCCCTAACATGGTAAGTATAAACAAACTGGGATGAAACAAAAAGATCCACTCTTTATGGTCTTCTTTCCATATTTACTTGAGATAGTCAACTTAAACAATCTCTGTTGTGCAGCACTTTCTGTGACACTGTTTTGTATTTTAACGTCTTCGTTCTAATACCAAACCAGATTATACCTGCTTTATAAATAAAATTTGCATATACTAGGCATGCGCCCAACACTCAAAACTATCCTATGGAAAACATACTTATGCTAGCTCAAAATAAACCATGCGAAATTGTCGACAGCATTTCTTCCCTAATATAATATTTGCATGCTGGTCCTTCGTGTTATTTAAGAACTGATTGTTTCAACATCTCACAACATAAAAAGTGTAATTTTTACATTATCCATTTCAGGGTCATCTGCTTGTGTTGGAAAATTTTGACATGCTAAAGCTGAATCATGGCATAATGGAGCTGGGATATGTTGACCATCAGGGCGATAATTCACATAGCATACACTTGTCCTCAACATCCAATAAAGATGAGCATGACGCCGCATCCATATCAATGACAGCAACATTAAATACAAAAGGGCATTTAGTTTTAGGTGATCTATAGCGTCCAAACTTATCCCTTTGTTCCACCTTTTTGCTGACCTTTTTGGAGATCTTCTGAAATAAATCTATGGATGAGTGGATCAAGTTTTTTCTCAGTAAATATTTTTTTGATTCATACAAGAATATCTTTTCTATATAACTTTTTTTTGCCAACTATGTTAGAAAATATGAATCCCGGATCACAAATATTTTTTTTACAGGAAGCAGCAGGGAGTTTAAAGGATTTTCAAGGGAGGTTGATAAATCCATACTGAAGAGTATATGGGACCGTGCAGGAGAATTCTTTCCTGCCATCAACAATGTTCATCTTGATATTGATGAGGACAAAGAAATCAGAATTGGGCACCGTCCCTACAGTAAGGCCCTTTGGTTTTAGAACAACAAAATAGTGCCTCAAAGATAATTCAATGCAATGTTATTAGCTTTGCACTCTATATTTGATAGAAATGCCTCATCTGTTTCAGTGCCTGATGGGAAGCCAGTAATTGGATTTGTTCCGGATATGTCAAATGTTTTGATTGCAACAGGACATGAAGGAAGTGGACTTGCTTTGGTAAGTCGATTGGGCAAACCTGCTCCAGTTAATGTTTTTCCTTCtttgtgcttagtatttttgtaAGCAGTTTAGCATATGACATTTCCATGCTCCTGGAGAAGAGGAGTTGCAACAAAGATAGCCCCATCCCAGCCCCCATTCCTGGGAGTGTTCCCATTCATTGCATATAATTAATTGTGCACTGTGCTACCCTGGTTGCAtttttttttttgtatttctagTTCTGTGAGATGGCCAGTTGAATGACCCTGCATGCGGGCATCATATTCCAAATGAGATAGAGTAAACCATATGTCAGCAGGCACGTTGCTTTCTTTTTGAGCCTCTTCACTTTTTGAGTTTCCATATACATAAGCTGGAAGTCGCCTATCTAGAGCGCAGAATGAGGCTGTACTTAGATGCAGACTCTGGTGAATTTCGACCACCAGAAGCTAAAGCCTAAGGCATtttcatgttgtgcatgatcaagCTCCGTGTACATAGATAATGTGTCGTTTACTTGCTAATACAAGTAGCTCAAAACATTGTTGACATTTGCAGTGACATAACAGACATTCTCTTGCTATGAATAGAACAACAACACACAGTTTGCTTGATATGGTCGACTAAATACAGTTTTCTTGATATGGTCGACTTAATGGTTGGGATAAATTTCTACTGCTATTTCCCTTTTAAAAAAGTTAATAAAAAATGATATTCTTCTTCTGCCATTTTTACTTCAGGCGCTAGGTACTGCTGAAATGGTGACAGATATGATTCTTGGTGACCCTGGAAGAGTGGACTTCACGCCTTTCTCCATAGAAAATAGATTTTCAGGTAATTCTAATAAACATCATGGTAACCTTTTTGCAACTAAATTGCTGGTATGGTTCAATATAATGACATTATTTATGTCTGCAACATGGTCTCAAATTAGGACTGATATTTCACGCCTTGGCAGCTAGCTTTGAAGGTGACTTAATGTAATTCGTGTCAGTTGTCATGTTTTTTGGACAGGGGCCTATATAGCATATCAATACAATTTACCTTAGTTTCGAAATGGAGGCTGTCACCCTGATTTATATCTGCCTTAATTTAACTAACAGTTTTCTTCTGGATTTCTCCATTCTCATTGGAGTTCATGGCAACTCTGCATGCCGCGTATCAGTTCATTGCGCAAAGTATACTGGATGGAAATTGGAATGCTCCTTTTGGCAATTCGTAATGTTGATCCATGAAATTTTCGTTTCTATTGGATTCAACTTCTTTTAAAATTTGACACAGTAGTAAAATGTCAAAATTGGGGAAGTGCTTTTCTTCCCTTACATCTGTCCGTACCTAAGTCATTAGTATGTATCCTAGGTGTGAAATATTTTGGTTTCAGTACAAAGGGCGATGTCATTGGGTTTTCTGCTTCTGCTTCAGGAACTTTGTCATCCGAGCAACTGGGTTATGAGCTATTCTTTAAATCCTGACGTCCTCCAAACCCAGCAATCCGATTTGAGTTTTAGGTCATCTACTGATGCTTACTTTCTATTCGATGCACTCAGTGGGTTAGCTGCTGCTTGGATCGGTCTTGTTCCATAGAAGTCATTGGCACAGCTTTTGACTGAGGTTGAGCTGATGACTGAGGTTGCTGAAATTTGCTCTTGAGTACCGCCGAGAAGCATTCCTCCAGTCTGAGCCAGATCtcatcatcacttgaaactcctGATAGCTAATGCGACCATCCTGTTGCATATGCATATAAAATGTCAGTTATCCTATAGAAGAATGTGCTTGTGTACTCTTGGACTGGAAAACCCCATGGATGGCAGTAATACGTAAGTTGTTATTGCTTCATGGATTTCTCGTTACACTAGAATTAGGTAAACACTAAACAGTGCTGGCATTTCAGCAAATTATGGGGATTGTTGTTGATTTACGCTTCTTTCGAGGTGTAGTAATTTCCTTTTGTCAAACATTAGTTGCCACTTCCTGAGAACGAGGGGGGAAAGCAGGTAATTTTCGGATGTGCCCTTTTCACTGGAAACAGCCTCAAACCATCTACAGTTTCAGGATTTAAAATGGGGGTTTAGGGTAAACAATCCAGCTAGCTTAAAATTTCCCTGGACTCATTTGATATGGATAAATGGTGTCTACAGTATCAGGATTTAAAATGGGGGTTTAGTGTCAACAATCCAGCTAGCTTAAAATTTCCCTGGACTCATTTGATATGGATAAATGGTGTCTACAGTATCAGGATTCAAAATCAGCAAGGTCAACTTTCTTGAGATACAGCAGCATTAAGTAATCAATGTTTTTGATTAATTTGTTGTCTAAAGTCTAAACTGACCTCATCCGTGTCAACATCACGTATAATGTCTTTGATCACTTGCTCATCTGGGCCTAGTTCGTCATCACCTAAAGCCTCCATCAATTCCTCCATTTCAATATATCCATTGCCATCTTTGTCAAAGTATTTGAAAGCTTCAGGTAGGTACTCCTCATTACTCATTTTTTTGATGTGAAGTAAGACTGTCACAAACTCGTCAGTGTCCAAGGTGCCATTTCCATCTATGTCACCCTGGAAAAGGAAGAAAGTGTGTTAGAGCATAATGTAGCTCGTGATAAATACTTGGTTTCAATTGCATTTAGACTCGTGCCAGAATTGGGAAAGCTAGATATGTGCCACTGCTAAGTACTCAATTGTGAGATATGCCCCACGAAGTTCCACTTCAAAATGACGCTGCTTAATTTATTTTTCAAATCCTATTATAACCGAAATACCCCTCTAAATGGAAGAAAATGCTCCTTCTAAAAGAAAGATAATGGTATCATTGTCTTTTCATGCCTCACAATGTCATCTGAAACAACTACAGCAAGTTAGCAGAGTCGGTTCTCAAAAGTAGAACTCTGTAGCGGCATATCTCGGAATCGAGTGCTTTGCAATGGCACATCTCTAGATTTTCCAGAACATTTTTCATTGCATTTGTACAGCTTCCACTTGATTTATTTTAATCTAGCTTCCACTATCCCAATCATCGTAACTACTTTGTTCTTATAAGAGAGCAATGAAAACGTCAAAGTGCATATAGTAGGCACTCACAGCTTCTAACAGCATCTGTATCTCTGTCTCAGGAACAGCATGACCGTTTATCCGCAAGCCCTCCTTGAGCTCCTCAAGCGTCAAAGTACCGTCCTTGTCCTTGTCTATCATTTGAAACATCTGAGTGTAGTTCTCGATGTCCTCCGCCGGTAAATTCTTGGCAACGACCTTCATTAATCATTGGAAAATGATTCACATCAAGAATATATCACACTGGAAGAAAAATCAAGAACAATGTGGCCCGGTTCCGTGCAACTTACTCCGAGTGCCTTCTTTTTGAACTTGTTCATGGATGAGAATTGCTTAAGCCTGGATCGAACAAGCTCTCCAAGTGACACATTTGGAGCCTTGTCGGCGTTCTTGAGCCACGGATGCTCTGTTTCGTAGGAGGAGAAATTAATGCTCTTAGTTCAGTGCATAACACCATTTGTCATGCATCGCTAGACCTCCGGTTTCCCAATAATACCATGAAATAAGCAAATTTGCAGGAGTAGCAAACTTCTAGCAAGTTTGCTGTGAACTTGTAGCAAATTTGTGAGTGCATATTGTGTTTGTTTGGCCTGTCCGCGAGCTGGAAACTAGACCAAATTAAGGTGGCCATTACCAAAGACTTGATTTGCTGTCAAGCGGGTAGCAGGATCCGGATCAAGCATCTTCTTGACAAGGTCCTTTGCAGTTTGGGAGACCTTGGGCCATGGCTCCCTCTCGAACTTGATTTCACCCCGGATTATCGACTCGGCGATGTGCTCATCGGTGTCTGCGCCCGGTTCATCGGGACATAAAATCACATGAGCACTGGGAATCAGTCATGAGAGGAGGAATGGACCTGCATTCTTCATGCGGAAGAAGGTGAAGAAAGAAGCAAGGAAGAAAGGCATGCACCTCCCCAGAAAGGAGGCACTCCGCAGAGGAGGATGTAGAGGATGACGCCGGCGCTCCAGACGTCGGCCTCCGGGCCGTAGCTCCTCATGAGCACCTCCGGCGCCATGTAGATCCCGCTGCCGACCACCTCGGTGAACCGCTCCCCGGGCTCGAAGTAGACGGAGAGGCCGAAGTCGATGGCCTTGAGCGGCGAGTCCTCCTCCTTGCCGGCGAAGAGGAAGTTCTCGGGCTTGAGGTCCCGGTGCATGACCCCGTTGTCGTGGCACAGCTGCACGACCTGCGCGATGGTGCGGCCGATCTTGGCGGCGGCGCGCTCCGTGTAGTGGCTCCGGGCGAAGATGCGGTCGAAGAGCTCGCCGCCCTCGCACAGCTCCATCACCAGGTGCACGCCCTCGGCGTCCTCGCAGGCCTCGCGGAGCCGCACCACGGCGCCGGCCGCGCCCTCGAGCGCCGACATGCGCCGCAGGATCTCCACCTCCCGCCGCACGTCCTCGGCGTCGGCGGCGCGGCGCAGGCGCTTGCGGCGGATGGTCTTGCACGCCAGCGCCTCGCCCGTGGCCGCGTCCTCGCAGCGGCGCGTCACCCCGAACTCCCCGCGCCCCAGCTCCGCGCCCAGCCGGTACCGCTTGGCGAAGGACTCCCCGCCGGGCGCGCACTGGTCGTCCTCGCCCAGGATCGGCGCGCTCCGCCTCCACTTGGTCGACCTACGCTTCTTCTTGCAGCAGCTGCTGCTGTTGGCGTCGCTGTCGGTGGGGCAGTCGTCGGTGCTGGCCACGGGcatgatggcggcggcggcgcgcctCCGGGCCAGCAGCCTGGAGGCCGCGATGACAGAGTAGCAGCCACCCATGACGCCGTCGCACGGCCAGACGGAGGCCGCCGGGTGCTTGCCCctgcctccgcctccgcctccgcctgcgCCTCagcgcgcgccccctgcctcggcTCCGTTCGCGCGTTCCACGCACACGCACGCGCGGGGTGGAAGGGAAGGAGGTTGGGAGGAGGGAAGGGGGACGCCACCGGTCTGCGCGGTCGGCCGCTGGTCT
This genomic window contains:
- the LOC109765520 gene encoding uncharacterized protein isoform X2; translation: MDAFAFSPAPSPNAAPFPSASPSSRGHRFSIRGPRRRRPLPALRSSAAPSASHHDVVVVGAGIVGLSIARHLLLHTPLSVAVADAAVPCSGATGAGQGYVWMSHRTPGSDTWDLAVRSKQLWEDLAAEMDGLRAGGARESLGWMKTGSLLVGRTSKELATLEEKTKVLSQAGINAECLSASSLHALEPALCVRNDGGAMFLPEDRQIDVFQAVSLIEKINRSYSPKGRYMELYNDPAMSLIRSEVTGRVEGVQTSKNILYGRKATVVASGAWTRSLLHSFLGPNSTLDIPVKPRKGHLLVLENFDMLKLNHGIMELGYVDHQGDNSHSIHLSSTSNKDEHDAASISMTATLNTKGHLVLGSSREFKGFSREVDKSILKSIWDRAGEFFPAINNVHLDIDEDKEIRIGHRPYMPDGKPVIGFVPDMSNVLIATGHEGSGLALALGTAEMVTDMILGDPGRVDFTPFSIENRFSGLIFHALAASFEGDLM
- the LOC109765522 gene encoding calcium-dependent protein kinase 22, which produces MGGCYSVIAASRLLARRRAAAAIMPVASTDDCPTDSDANSSSCCKKKRRSTKWRRSAPILGEDDQCAPGGESFAKRYRLGAELGRGEFGVTRRCEDAATGEALACKTIRRKRLRRAADAEDVRREVEILRRMSALEGAAGAVVRLREACEDAEGVHLVMELCEGGELFDRIFARSHYTERAAAKIGRTIAQVVQLCHDNGVMHRDLKPENFLFAGKEEDSPLKAIDFGLSVYFEPGERFTEVVGSGIYMAPEVLMRSYGPEADVWSAGVILYILLCGVPPFWGDTDEHIAESIIRGEIKFEREPWPKVSQTAKDLVKKMLDPDPATRLTANQVFEHPWLKNADKAPNVSLGELVRSRLKQFSSMNKFKKKALGVVAKNLPAEDIENYTQMFQMIDKDKDGTLTLEELKEGLRINGHAVPETEIQMLLEAGDIDGNGTLDTDEFVTVLLHIKKMSNEEYLPEAFKYFDKDGNGYIEMEELMEALGDDELGPDEQVIKDIIRDVDTDEDGRISYQEFQVMMRSGSDWRNASRRYSRANFSNLSHQLNLSQKLCQ